The following are from one region of the Cloacibacterium normanense genome:
- a CDS encoding AraC family transcriptional regulator, which translates to MTSQEHLARIRKVLDYIDQHLVDELPLEKLAEIGSFSPFHFHRIFRAVTSETLLSYITRKRMEKAAMMLSLKKEKSLEDIFLEIGFNSPSTFGKTFKKHFGISPAAFRKNSPENFKKIQTIISNIGQKDVVFEQYLYQLEQMKFFMENKANIQIKEMPEMQIASVLSIGVQNIGNAYNTLISWAISKNIFPRENVKMITVYHDSFKVTAPNKVRIHAGMLLEEAIKNEGEVFLEILPKGKYIVSRQEITLPEFETAWNALFLWMNENGHQFRKECPYEIYHNDYQEHPEKKCLVDFCIPIL; encoded by the coding sequence TTGACTTCACAAGAACATTTAGCAAGAATTAGAAAGGTTTTAGATTACATTGACCAACATCTGGTCGATGAACTTCCTTTGGAAAAACTCGCAGAAATTGGCTCCTTTTCGCCTTTTCATTTTCATAGAATTTTTCGCGCGGTTACCAGTGAAACTTTGCTAAGTTACATCACCAGAAAACGCATGGAAAAAGCTGCCATGATGCTTTCCTTAAAAAAAGAAAAATCTTTAGAAGATATTTTCTTGGAAATAGGATTCAATAGTCCTTCTACTTTTGGCAAAACCTTCAAAAAGCACTTTGGGATTTCTCCAGCTGCTTTTAGAAAAAATTCGCCAGAAAATTTTAAGAAAATTCAAACCATTATCAGCAATATCGGACAAAAAGATGTCGTTTTCGAGCAATATCTTTACCAACTAGAACAAATGAAATTTTTTATGGAAAATAAAGCCAATATCCAAATAAAAGAAATGCCAGAAATGCAGATTGCATCAGTATTAAGCATAGGTGTACAAAATATAGGAAACGCTTATAACACCCTTATTTCTTGGGCTATTTCTAAAAATATTTTCCCCAGAGAAAATGTGAAAATGATTACCGTTTATCACGATAGTTTCAAAGTTACTGCTCCCAATAAAGTGAGAATTCACGCAGGAATGTTGCTAGAAGAAGCCATCAAAAATGAAGGCGAAGTTTTCCTAGAAATTTTGCCAAAAGGGAAATATATCGTTTCTCGACAAGAAATTACGCTTCCCGAATTCGAAACTGCTTGGAACGCTCTTTTCCTTTGGATGAACGAAAACGGACATCAGTTCAGAAAAGAATGTCCTTATGAAATTTACCATAATGATTACCAAGAACACCCTGAGAAAAAGTGTTTGGTAGATTTTTGTATTCCTATTTTGTAA
- a CDS encoding GLPGLI family protein — protein MKWYKSLSFALLFLVVLANAQSANRFFYELTFKPKKGIDSLQKAVMILDVTDKKSLYRDYLTVSQDSVLKIEVEKMQKAGVFKDLSKSFQMPKFAYKITKEYPTMKVNFSERMLNSVFGYNEEPKFNWKISNDKQKIGEYEAQKATTEFGGRKWTAWFTESIPFPDGPYKFSGLPGLIVKIEDAEKNFSWVLTANKPLKEFEELSYSEKLSAQFGARNDVTIINRDKFESSFEEYKKDPFASIRAQITPEMKAMKMPGNDKTMGEMMSDQEKSIKDFYNASNNTVEIYTPEKAKK, from the coding sequence ATGAAATGGTATAAATCTTTAAGCTTTGCTTTATTGTTTTTAGTAGTTCTTGCAAATGCACAATCTGCAAACAGATTTTTTTATGAATTGACCTTTAAACCCAAAAAAGGAATAGACTCTTTACAAAAAGCGGTTATGATTCTAGACGTAACCGATAAAAAATCACTTTATAGAGATTACTTGACGGTTTCACAGGATTCTGTTCTAAAAATTGAAGTTGAAAAAATGCAAAAAGCAGGTGTTTTCAAAGATTTATCAAAGTCTTTCCAAATGCCAAAATTTGCTTATAAAATCACGAAAGAATATCCTACCATGAAGGTAAACTTTAGCGAAAGAATGCTGAATTCTGTTTTTGGATATAATGAAGAACCAAAATTCAACTGGAAAATATCAAACGATAAACAAAAAATAGGAGAATACGAAGCTCAAAAAGCTACCACAGAATTTGGTGGAAGAAAATGGACGGCTTGGTTTACAGAATCTATTCCTTTCCCTGATGGTCCGTATAAATTCTCTGGTTTACCAGGATTAATCGTAAAAATAGAAGATGCTGAGAAAAATTTCTCTTGGGTTTTAACCGCAAATAAACCGCTAAAAGAATTTGAAGAACTTTCTTACAGCGAAAAACTATCGGCACAATTTGGTGCGAGAAATGATGTAACGATTATCAACAGAGATAAATTTGAATCTTCTTTTGAGGAATATAAAAAAGATCCTTTTGCATCGATAAGAGCACAAATCACTCCAGAAATGAAAGCGATGAAAATGCCAGGAAATGATAAAACGATGGGCGAAATGATGAGTGATCAAGAAAAATCAATTAAAGATTTCTATAACGCAAGTAATAATACCGTAGAAATCTACACTCCAGAAAAAGCGAAAAAATAA
- a CDS encoding DinB family protein: MDTLSQLRQELEQEYQTTKKFFERFPEGKNDYAPHEKSMKMMPLSTHIAEVFGWPDFIVKTSVLDFAAGDYQPTFLETREQLLQKLEEDYQKSKATLHEISEDKLNERWQMKMGEQVLADWDKYGAIRHSLNQATHHRAQLGVYYRLLDIPVPGSYGPSADEQEM, encoded by the coding sequence ATGGACACCTTATCACAACTTAGACAAGAACTCGAACAAGAGTATCAAACCACTAAAAAGTTTTTCGAAAGATTTCCAGAAGGGAAAAATGATTATGCACCACATGAAAAAAGCATGAAAATGATGCCACTTTCTACGCACATTGCCGAAGTTTTCGGTTGGCCAGATTTCATTGTCAAAACTTCTGTTTTAGATTTTGCAGCAGGAGATTATCAACCTACTTTTTTAGAAACTAGAGAGCAGCTTTTACAAAAATTAGAAGAAGATTATCAAAAAAGCAAAGCTACACTTCATGAAATTTCAGAAGACAAACTGAATGAAAGATGGCAAATGAAAATGGGCGAACAAGTTCTCGCAGATTGGGATAAATACGGAGCAATTCGTCATTCATTAAATCAAGCTACGCATCATAGAGCTCAATTAGGCGTTTATTATCGATTATTAGATATTCCCGTTCCTGGAAGTTATGGACCTTCTGCTGACGAGCAAGAAATGTAA
- a CDS encoding DUF885 domain-containing protein — MRFFRAPILGIFAMMLFVISCKKSDIALPKSEANIDSIASKYYEGYLKMFPLEATMQGDNRYNDQLPNAISQDFISKEIGFYTETQKKLQTLDYESLSDKDKTVYDVLDFTLKDKIEKYAYHPELMPFNQFEGLPLDFPLLGSGDGNQPFKTTKDYDNFLKRIDAFAVWMNTAEKNFRDGMKQNVMLPKKLVVKMIPQMRGEEIISENFDKNIFYGPIKKIPASFSAADKQKYTVLYQNAIKTKIIPAYTRMGDFLEKEYLPKARNTDGINAIPNGSNIYTYLAKSWTTTNLTPDEINKIGLKEVAMLRAEMEKVKTQLGFKGTLEQFLASLKTDKKAMPYKTPEEVIAAFNGILKKIEPKLPTMFSQSPKTPFEIRRTEKFREASASAEYKPGSADGSRPGIFYTPIPDATQYNVTNGFESLFLHEAIPGHHYQVSLQQENMEIPKFMRFGWFGAYGEGWAHYTETLGPEFGLYTDPYQKMGYLSDQMLRAVRLVVDTGIHTGKMTREEAIKYYLNNISDSEEGATAAIERYMAIPGQALGYKIGSLKFLELRAKYQKELGKKFSLAKFHDEILNQGCLPLSVLERKMELWAKKK; from the coding sequence ATGAGATTCTTTAGAGCGCCTATTTTAGGAATATTTGCAATGATGCTTTTCGTTATCAGTTGTAAAAAATCAGACATTGCTTTGCCAAAATCCGAAGCCAATATAGACAGCATTGCTTCTAAATATTATGAAGGTTACCTGAAAATGTTTCCTCTGGAAGCCACTATGCAAGGCGATAATAGATATAATGACCAATTGCCAAATGCTATCAGTCAGGATTTTATTTCTAAAGAAATCGGTTTCTATACCGAAACTCAAAAAAAGTTGCAAACTCTTGATTATGAATCTCTTTCGGATAAAGACAAAACCGTTTATGATGTTTTAGATTTTACCTTAAAAGATAAAATTGAAAAGTATGCGTATCATCCAGAACTGATGCCTTTTAACCAATTTGAAGGTTTGCCATTAGATTTTCCCTTGTTAGGAAGTGGAGATGGAAATCAACCGTTTAAAACGACTAAAGATTATGATAATTTCTTGAAAAGAATAGATGCTTTTGCCGTTTGGATGAACACCGCCGAAAAGAATTTCAGAGATGGAATGAAACAAAATGTGATGCTTCCCAAAAAACTGGTGGTGAAAATGATTCCTCAAATGAGAGGTGAAGAAATTATTTCTGAAAATTTTGATAAAAATATTTTCTACGGACCTATCAAAAAAATCCCAGCCAGTTTTTCTGCTGCAGATAAACAAAAGTACACCGTACTTTATCAAAACGCCATCAAAACAAAAATTATTCCCGCTTACACAAGAATGGGTGATTTTCTAGAAAAAGAATATTTGCCAAAAGCGAGAAATACAGATGGAATTAACGCCATTCCTAATGGAAGCAATATTTATACTTATCTCGCAAAATCTTGGACTACCACTAATCTTACTCCCGATGAAATCAATAAAATTGGGTTAAAAGAAGTAGCGATGCTAAGAGCAGAAATGGAGAAAGTAAAAACTCAATTAGGTTTTAAAGGAACACTAGAACAATTTTTAGCAAGCCTAAAAACAGACAAAAAAGCAATGCCTTATAAAACGCCAGAAGAAGTAATTGCCGCATTTAATGGAATTTTAAAGAAAATAGAGCCAAAGCTTCCAACGATGTTTAGTCAATCTCCTAAAACACCGTTTGAAATCAGAAGAACCGAAAAGTTTAGAGAAGCAAGTGCAAGTGCAGAATACAAACCGGGTTCTGCAGATGGAAGCAGACCGGGAATTTTTTATACGCCAATTCCAGATGCTACTCAATATAATGTAACCAATGGTTTCGAATCTCTATTCTTGCACGAAGCTATTCCGGGACATCATTATCAAGTTTCGCTTCAACAGGAAAATATGGAAATTCCTAAATTCATGAGATTTGGTTGGTTCGGAGCTTATGGAGAAGGTTGGGCGCACTATACAGAAACTTTAGGCCCAGAGTTTGGTTTGTACACCGATCCTTATCAAAAAATGGGTTATTTGAGCGATCAAATGTTGCGTGCAGTTCGATTGGTGGTAGATACAGGAATTCATACGGGTAAAATGACCAGAGAAGAAGCGATAAAATATTATCTGAACAATATTTCTGATTCTGAAGAAGGCGCAACTGCCGCAATTGAGCGTTATATGGCGATTCCGGGACAAGCGTTAGGCTACAAAATCGGTTCGCTTAAATTTTTAGAATTAAGAGCCAAATATCAAAAAGAACTAGGTAAGAAATTTAGTTTGGCTAAATTCCACGATGAAATTCTGAACCAAGGATGTCTTCCATTATCTGTTTTAGAAAGAAAGATGGAACTTTGGGCAAAAAAAAAGTAA
- the nth gene encoding endonuclease III: MTKKERAKIVMTELEKIYPETPIPLNHRNAYELLVAVALSAQTTDKKVNEVTPKLFSVAPNPEKMASLEEPEIKELIKEIGLSTTKAKNLKIMANQLLERHNGEVPSNFEDLENLAGVGHKTASVVMSQAFGVPAFPVDTHIHRLMKQWKLTEGKNVVQTENDAKKLFPKETWNKLHLQIIFYGREYSPARGNQENDYLTKMLFEK, from the coding sequence ATGACTAAAAAAGAGCGTGCAAAAATAGTAATGACTGAGTTAGAAAAAATCTATCCCGAAACGCCTATTCCACTGAACCATAGAAATGCTTATGAATTGCTGGTTGCAGTTGCACTTTCTGCTCAAACTACTGATAAAAAAGTAAACGAAGTAACTCCCAAATTGTTTTCTGTAGCTCCCAATCCAGAAAAAATGGCTTCATTAGAAGAGCCTGAAATCAAGGAATTGATTAAAGAAATTGGATTGTCTACCACCAAAGCCAAAAATCTAAAAATCATGGCCAATCAACTTCTGGAAAGACATAACGGCGAAGTTCCCTCTAATTTTGAAGATTTAGAAAATTTAGCGGGAGTAGGACATAAAACGGCAAGTGTAGTGATGAGTCAGGCTTTTGGCGTGCCTGCTTTCCCAGTAGATACGCACATTCATCGATTAATGAAACAATGGAAATTAACCGAAGGGAAAAACGTGGTTCAAACCGAAAATGATGCTAAAAAACTTTTCCCTAAAGAAACTTGGAATAAACTTCACCTTCAAATTATTTTCTACGGCAGAGAATATTCTCCAGCCAGAGGAAATCAGGAAAATGATTACCTCACAAAGATGCTTTTTGAGAAATAA
- the bcp gene encoding thioredoxin-dependent thiol peroxidase, with translation MLKIGDTLPTFQLDNQDGNLVKSSDFKGKKLVVFFYPKANTPGCTAEACNLNENIEYLTKQGFTILGISADPVKNQKKFHDKFGFKYDLLADENHEVCEKFGVWQLKKFMGKEFMGIVRTTFLFDENSVCTEVIEKVETKNHAAQILK, from the coding sequence ATGTTAAAAATAGGTGATACACTTCCTACGTTTCAATTGGATAATCAAGATGGAAATCTGGTTAAATCTTCAGATTTCAAAGGGAAAAAATTGGTGGTTTTCTTTTACCCGAAAGCCAATACGCCAGGTTGTACAGCAGAAGCTTGTAACCTTAATGAAAATATAGAATACTTAACGAAACAAGGCTTTACGATTTTGGGAATATCTGCAGATCCTGTGAAAAATCAAAAGAAATTTCATGATAAATTCGGGTTTAAATATGATTTATTAGCTGATGAAAACCATGAAGTTTGTGAAAAATTCGGGGTGTGGCAACTCAAAAAATTCATGGGCAAAGAATTCATGGGAATCGTGAGAACTACCTTTTTATTTGATGAAAATTCTGTTTGCACAGAAGTCATCGAAAAAGTAGAAACCAAAAATCACGCAGCTCAGATTTTGAAGTAA